The sequence below is a genomic window from bacterium.
GAGATAAACGAAATCAATTTCGGGATTTTGAATAGCATACTACGGGTATTATCTTTCTGCCGCGTCTCCCCATTAACTTTCAGTTCGATATCGAGTTCCGGCTGACCGTTGATTTCATCTGCAGTAACTAAATAGGGGCCAACTGGGCAAAAGGTATCAATACTTTTCGACCTGAACCACGGATGTTTCTTTTCAATATCCTGATACTGAATATCCCGTGCCGTAACATCATTCAAGCAGGTATATCCGGCAACATACTCCATCGCATTTTCTTCCGAAACATCTTTCGCTTGTTTGCTAATGATAACCGCTAATTCTGCTTCTGGGTCAACTCGAGTTAGATATTTCTTATAGATAACCGGTTCTTCATGAGCGATAATTGATGAGGTTGCTTTCGCGAAAATAATCGGTTCAGTTGGGATAACTCCGGCATGTTCAATCGCATGCGCCGCATAGTTCCTGCCTAACGCAACTATTTTCCGTGGATGTAATATCGGCGGGAGATATTGATACGGTTGCGTGATGGTAAAATGGTCAACGAGCTTATGCTTTTCGAGGAATTCAAGCATCTCCTGAAACTCAATGATAAGCTCAGAGAATGGTATTGTTCCATTAAACAGTTGGTCAGTGAAATAAAACGGATATTCTTTTTCTAAATCTTCTACCGTTGAATAAACATCGAACGCTGCTCGTAGGTCAATGAGTTTATGGTTATATTGTACCGCAATATTCGGGAGCGGCGATGGTTCTAAAGATTTTTCTGCATTAAAATTTTCGGGTTGAATGATGATATTTAATAATTTCATAGCTAATAGCATACCATATTATTCCCAAAAAATAAATTATAAAGTAAGGAATTTATTAATTTTACTTGACATCAGCGCAAATATATAGTATAAATATATGTAGAACATATATATTAAGGAGGGAAAGTTTTTATGCGGTCTAAAAAGTTAACTGATAAACAAAAACAAATATTAGATTTTATCACCAATTTTTTAAACCAAACAGGATATCCGCCATCAATAAGCGAAATTAGCCAGAAGTTTCATATCAAGTCGCCGAAAGGAGTTGTTGACCATTTAACTGCTATCGAACGAAAAGGGTATATAAAACGAATACCGAATATTTCTCGCGGTATAACTATTGTCGGGAAAACTAGTTCAAGTATGCTCGATTCTGTAAAACAAGTTGCTGTTCTTGGAACGATATCGGCTGGGAGTCCGTTACTAGCGGAACAGAATATTACCGGGTATTTACCGATACCACAGAATGTCGCTGGTGGAGCGGATTGTTTTGCGTTGCGAGTTAAAGGGGATAGTATGATTGATGCCGGGATATATGACGGTGATTATGTTATCGCTCGGGTTCAGAATACCGCGAATAACGGAGATATTGTGGTTGCATTAATTGAAAATGAAGCAACGGTAAAATATTTCTATCACGATAATGGTCAAATACGACTTCAACCAGCGAATGATACACTCGGTCCGTTATATGTTTCTCCTGAAGAAGTGCAAATACAAGGCAAAGTAATTGCGGTATACCGGTTCCTAAATTAAATCCCAAATCCAAATGTCAAATTTAATCTTAATCCTAAATACTCAAAGAGAATTTATTTTAAATATCGAGTGATTAAGACGTTGATTTGACATTGGGATGTTGAACTTGAGATTTGCTTTTTAAAATGGATACTTTCCAAAAACTCGAACTGCTCGGTTCTTCAGCGAAATATGACATCTGTTGTTCTTCATCTAGAACATATCAAGGGAAACCAAGTTATCATCAAGCTCGTCGTCGGTCAACGGGATTACCAAATAGTATGATATATCCCGCGTTCTTGTCCGATGGCAGATGTATCCCGCTATTTAAGGTTCTACAAACTAACTTTTGCAATAAAGATTGTTTCTATTGTGTTAACCGGAAATCGCGCGATATCCCACGGATAACGTTCCAACCAGAAGAATTAGCGGACATATTTCTGCAATATTATCGACTTGGACTGGTTAAAGGATTATTTTTGAGTTCCGGAGTATATCCGACTGCAGATAGCGCTATGGAGCAAATGATAAAAACAGCGGATATACTGCGGAATAAAAAGCAATTTAACGGGTACATTCATTTAAAAATTCTTCCAGGGACAAGTTATGCATTAGTAGATGTTGCAACAAGATTAGCTAGTCGGTCGTCAATTAATTTAGAAGCGCCAAATTCGAATCGGTTAAACCAGATTGCTAGTAATAAAGATTTTCACCACGATTTATTAACCCGAATCAATTGGTTGCAATCGTTTGTAGAGCAGGGCAGATTACACGCCGGAATAACCACCCAGTTTGTGGTTGGTGCAGCAAATGAAACGGATTTAGAATTATTAAAAACAACTGACTGGTTGTATAAGACCAAAAAACTGCGGAGAACATATTTCAGCGGATTCCAACCGATTTCAGATACTCCGTTAGAAAAAGTAGCGAGTACTTCTCCGACTCGTGAACTCCGATTATATCAAGCGGATTATTTGTTGAGACAGTATAAGTTTAGATTAGAGGAATTAACTTTCGATAAATCGCAGAATCTCCCGCTTGATGCTGACCCGAAATATGTCTGGGCGATTAACCATCCAGCTTTTTTCCCAGTTGAAGTCAATCAAGCGGACTATGAAATATTATTGCGTGTTCCAGGAATTGGACCACAGTCAGCAAAACGGATCGTTAATTTACGGAAAACCGTTCGCTTTACCGACATCTCGCAGTTAAAGGAAATTGGAGTAGTCACCAAACGCGCACAAAATTTCTTGCTGGTTAACGGTAAAAAAATTAACCGACAGAGTTTTGCGGGAATTGTTGCCGCCATTGTTAAGCCAATCAAACCTACCGAACAATCTATCCAACTTGAATTCTGGGAAGAAACTTAACCATTACTTATTGTGATTTTTTACTGCCGAGAAAAAATCAAATTCCAGACTCCGGAATTTGGTTAACCATAATAAAATCAATGATTTAATTTATATGTGTATCCTTAATATATTTTGTCTTTTTTGCTTGTTTGTTATTCTTTTTATCGTATGCTATACTATATTTAAACCAAAATCTCAAACTTTAATATCAACGAGAAGTTTTTTATAGGAATGACAATATTAGCAGTAGAGTATGTATTGTTGTGCATGGGTTAGGAATTTGGAACCTGAGATTTGGAATTTGATTTAGATGGATACTTCGAAAACCACTGAGTTTCGGATACTCACCCTTAAAGACGAAGAGATAATGCGGTTGTGCGGACCGCGGAATGAATATCTCAAACTCATCGAATCGGCATTTTCAATTCCTATTTATGTTCGTGGGAATGAAGTTCGATTTCGAGCAGATAGTCCGAATAGTTCTCTGGTTGCGGAAGTATTAGATGAGATTCTCACCTTAATTCGAGAACGCCATCCATTCAGTCTCCAGGATATAAAGTTTATTATCCGCACGACTCGACAAGAATTAGAAGAAGAACAACGGGTAAAAAGTTCCGGTAAATCGAAAATAGAGCACGTAACTAATTCCGATGAATCTACCACTGAATATGTTGTTGTTCCATCTAAGCGCGGCCGGATTTATCCACGTACCCCCGGGCAGAAACGATATCTCCAATCGATTCGGAACCATGATATTGTTTTTGCTATTGGTCCAGCAGGAACCGGCAAAACCTATCTAGCAATGGCAATGGCAGTTGAAGCGTTAACCACCGATAAAGTCGGACGGATTATTCTCGTTCGACCTGCGGTAGAAGCGGGAGAAAAATTAGGGTTTCTTCCTGGAGATATCCATGAGAAGGTATCACCATATCTCCGGCCATTATATGATGCGTTATACGATATGATGGACCCGCGAAAAGTTCAGGAGTTTATTGAACGAGGGATAATTGAAGTTGCACCGTTAGCGTATATGCGAGGCAGAACGTTAAACGATTCGTTTATTATCCTAGACGAAGCGCAGAATACAACCAGTGAACAGATGAAAATGTTTTTGACTCGGTTAGGATTTGATTCGAAAACGGTTATAACGGGCGATATAACCCAAATTGATTTACCGAGTGGTAAGGGGTCGGGTTTAGTTCAAGCGGAAACGATTCTTAAACATATTTCTGGAATATCGTTTGTATATTTTAGCGGCGAAGATGTTGTTCGCCACGAATTGGTTCAAGAGATAATTAAAGCATATGCAACCCACCAGGTAAAAAATGGGGGATAACCATTTAATCAGAAAGTTACCGTTATCGGCAATCGTATGAAGAAAATTAAACTGAAACGGGAAAAACAAGTTCGACCGCGAAAACCGATATTACGCGGATTTATTAAAAAAACTAGGAGTTATTCGAGCGAAGACGATAGTAAGAATCAGCAGCAGCACTTTTCGCTCAAAGCAAAAATCGTCGCAGTTTTAGTCGGTTCTTTTTTAGCGCTCTTATTCCTTTTAATTCCGGATTTCTTATTTGTTCCGTATCCAACAGAATTAAATATGATTCCGGAAAAGGATATTCGGGCGCCATTTTCGTTATCGGTTGTCGACCAAGAAGAAACGAACCGGAAGCGAGCAGAACTATACCCGCAGCTACCATTGATTCTGGTTGAAGATACTCAGGGTACGCAACGGATTTTAAATGAGTTATATACTATCTATTCCACTGCACAACAGATCAGTCGAATTCCTGGACTTTCAACGATAGATAAAATTGAATCTGTGAAAAAGCAAATATCGTTTCCGATATCAGATAATGCTATAGCCACGTTGCTACGTTATGCACACTATCGGAACCTAAACGAGATAACGAAAAAGATTGTTGCAGAAGTGATGTCAACATATACGTTAAGTGCGGAAGATTTCGAATTCGCTCAACGGTCGAGAAACCTTTTGGTATATTCGGATACCACCAAACAAGAATATCCAGTTCACATTGAAAATATCGTGGAATTTTCAGAAGCGAAAAAGAAAAGTTTGCGTCGTTTGTCTACCTTACTTCCGAATGAAGAGGACCGCGGGTTACGGAAAGCGCTCAACGAGTTATTTCATCATGTTTTATATCCCTCGTTGAAAGTCGATAAGGAAAAGACAGCAGCGTATTTAGCAAAACTGGAACCGACCTTGCCAATAGAGAAAATAGTTAAACGACGTGGAGATATCATCGTTCAAGCGAAACATCCTATCACGGCGAAAGATAAAATTATTCTCGAAGAATTAAATCGAATCAGGGTTCGCGCGGCTATCGGAATTATGCTTGGTCGAGCGATACTTCTGATTTTATTTGCTTATTTCACCTTAGTTTATTTGCGAATTTATTATCCCAAAATCATCCAAGATTTTTATACAATAGCGCCGGCATGTTTATTGTGGGTTATTACGGTCGCAATTGCCCGGATAGTTGTTTGGTTTGGTGGCTCAGCATATTTAGTCCCGGTAGGAGCATTTGCTATGTTAGCAGGTATAATGTTTGAGATTCGATTTGCATTGTTAATGGTAACCAGTATTGCAGTTTTATTAGGAATAATGGTCGGATTAGAAGTTAAACATGTATTAGTTTTTCTCCTTTCAGGAATGATTGCGACGTTAACCTTATCCCATCTCAAAAAACGAACGGATTTAATTCGAGCTGGGTTACGGATTAGCGCAATCAATTTTGTCGGTATCATTGTCCTATTCTTATTCGACCAATCAATGTTTTCTCCGGCAAACTGGAATACTGCAGAACTCCTCCTAGATAGTTTCTCCGGTTTAGCTAATGGTATTCTATGCTATATCCTAACCATAAGTTTTCTCCCCGGATTTGAACGTTTATTTAATTTAACTACTGACTGGAAATTACTTGAGTTCTCAGATACCAAATCGGAACTGTTAACTCGATTGGAAACGGAAGCGCCCGGAACGTATCAACATAGTCTTAGCGTAAGCGCATTAGCTGATTCTGCTGCATCAGCTATCGGTGCGAATGCGTTACTATGTCGTATTGCGGCATATTATCACGATATTGGTAAGTTAATGAAACCGGAATATTTTAGTGAAAATCAGCTTACTGAAGAAGAAAAACGGAAACACGGTAAGTTATCACCGTATATGAGTGCGTTAATCATTAAAAATCATGTTAAACACGGTGTCGAGTTGGCTAAAGAACACCGTCTTCCGCCGCCGATAATTGATATTATCGAACAACATCATGGAACAACGTTGATAGCATATTTTTATCAAGAAGCACTCGAGATGCATGAGATGACTGAAAACGGTGAAGAATTAGATGAATCACATTTTCGATATCCGGGACCCAAACCGCAAA
It includes:
- a CDS encoding HDIG domain-containing protein, with protein sequence MKKIKLKREKQVRPRKPILRGFIKKTRSYSSEDDSKNQQQHFSLKAKIVAVLVGSFLALLFLLIPDFLFVPYPTELNMIPEKDIRAPFSLSVVDQEETNRKRAELYPQLPLILVEDTQGTQRILNELYTIYSTAQQISRIPGLSTIDKIESVKKQISFPISDNAIATLLRYAHYRNLNEITKKIVAEVMSTYTLSAEDFEFAQRSRNLLVYSDTTKQEYPVHIENIVEFSEAKKKSLRRLSTLLPNEEDRGLRKALNELFHHVLYPSLKVDKEKTAAYLAKLEPTLPIEKIVKRRGDIIVQAKHPITAKDKIILEELNRIRVRAAIGIMLGRAILLILFAYFTLVYLRIYYPKIIQDFYTIAPACLLWVITVAIARIVVWFGGSAYLVPVGAFAMLAGIMFEIRFALLMVTSIAVLLGIMVGLEVKHVLVFLLSGMIATLTLSHLKKRTDLIRAGLRISAINFVGIIVLFLFDQSMFSPANWNTAELLLDSFSGLANGILCYILTISFLPGFERLFNLTTDWKLLEFSDTKSELLTRLETEAPGTYQHSLSVSALADSAASAIGANALLCRIAAYYHDIGKLMKPEYFSENQLTEEEKRKHGKLSPYMSALIIKNHVKHGVELAKEHRLPPPIIDIIEQHHGTTLIAYFYQEALEMHEMTENGEELDESHFRYPGPKPQTIESAIILLADAVEAATASLENPTEKEIHLLVRKLVNDRFTDEQLEECELTLRDLHLITESFVRSLLLKYHRRIEYPETAEFVESP
- the lexA gene encoding transcriptional repressor LexA; translated protein: MRSKKLTDKQKQILDFITNFLNQTGYPPSISEISQKFHIKSPKGVVDHLTAIERKGYIKRIPNISRGITIVGKTSSSMLDSVKQVAVLGTISAGSPLLAEQNITGYLPIPQNVAGGADCFALRVKGDSMIDAGIYDGDYVIARVQNTANNGDIVVALIENEATVKYFYHDNGQIRLQPANDTLGPLYVSPEEVQIQGKVIAVYRFLN
- a CDS encoding putative DNA modification/repair radical SAM protein, which gives rise to MDTFQKLELLGSSAKYDICCSSSRTYQGKPSYHQARRRSTGLPNSMIYPAFLSDGRCIPLFKVLQTNFCNKDCFYCVNRKSRDIPRITFQPEELADIFLQYYRLGLVKGLFLSSGVYPTADSAMEQMIKTADILRNKKQFNGYIHLKILPGTSYALVDVATRLASRSSINLEAPNSNRLNQIASNKDFHHDLLTRINWLQSFVEQGRLHAGITTQFVVGAANETDLELLKTTDWLYKTKKLRRTYFSGFQPISDTPLEKVASTSPTRELRLYQADYLLRQYKFRLEELTFDKSQNLPLDADPKYVWAINHPAFFPVEVNQADYEILLRVPGIGPQSAKRIVNLRKTVRFTDISQLKEIGVVTKRAQNFLLVNGKKINRQSFAGIVAAIVKPIKPTEQSIQLEFWEET
- a CDS encoding PhoH family protein; translated protein: MDTSKTTEFRILTLKDEEIMRLCGPRNEYLKLIESAFSIPIYVRGNEVRFRADSPNSSLVAEVLDEILTLIRERHPFSLQDIKFIIRTTRQELEEEQRVKSSGKSKIEHVTNSDESTTEYVVVPSKRGRIYPRTPGQKRYLQSIRNHDIVFAIGPAGTGKTYLAMAMAVEALTTDKVGRIILVRPAVEAGEKLGFLPGDIHEKVSPYLRPLYDALYDMMDPRKVQEFIERGIIEVAPLAYMRGRTLNDSFIILDEAQNTTSEQMKMFLTRLGFDSKTVITGDITQIDLPSGKGSGLVQAETILKHISGISFVYFSGEDVVRHELVQEIIKAYATHQVKNGG
- a CDS encoding fumarylacetoacetate hydrolase family protein; amino-acid sequence: MKLLNIIIQPENFNAEKSLEPSPLPNIAVQYNHKLIDLRAAFDVYSTVEDLEKEYPFYFTDQLFNGTIPFSELIIEFQEMLEFLEKHKLVDHFTITQPYQYLPPILHPRKIVALGRNYAAHAIEHAGVIPTEPIIFAKATSSIIAHEEPVIYKKYLTRVDPEAELAVIISKQAKDVSEENAMEYVAGYTCLNDVTARDIQYQDIEKKHPWFRSKSIDTFCPVGPYLVTADEINGQPELDIELKVNGETRQKDNTRSMLFKIPKLISFISQYMTLEPGDIIATGTPEGMKPVKPGDVMEVTIDQLGTLRNPVVAE